Below is a window of Xyrauchen texanus isolate HMW12.3.18 chromosome 1, RBS_HiC_50CHRs, whole genome shotgun sequence DNA.
GGGCACGGCCCTATTCTTCTCAGGATTATTATTCTTTTCTGTACTTTTAGTGTACTTGCATGCGTGAAAACTCTTgacattttgcacacacatcagatcCATTTCCATTAGGGTTGGGCAAAGTTgcagggggctctgtagcaccccctttaaaatgggcatgtaagagGGCTCTATAGCACCCCCACTTTtagctacagtcaccaaaattgttTCATATATAAGCCAGACAACTTACATAAATACAGttattagctccacccaacaggaagttgtccatgttggatttttttaatattgcaaactctgaacttttaaatactcatcCTAGCGAATTTATGAGAATGttacatttagaaaatattatgCAAAGATATTGAAGATCCTAAATTATGAACAGAATTTTGATATttcgaacggtgttgccatggcgaggcattcaattaatagtgaaaaatgggaaacaggaagtgtgtcatATCTTTTGTGTGCAAAGTGTAACTTAtatcaaaattgagatgtatgtttagtcttgggggctaatcataTGGATGTGACTATTTGTGCCACGTtcatagcgccaccacctggcagcaggaagtgtgtttcttacaacagactttgaaatagtctGCTTTCATTTACCCAAATAGTTAACAAAACCAAAATTGTTaacaataatgtcaagacaccGCTGCTGTAAAACAGTGAAGGGATTCTTAATatgtgtgagtggtggtggtgtagtgggctaaagcacagaactggtaatcaggaggttgctggtttgatctccacagtcaccaccattgtgtccttgagtaagacacttaactccaggttgctccggggggattgtccctgtaataagtgctctgtaagtcactttggataaatgtaaatgtatttgacatGAATGTAGCTATGGTGGGTCACGGTCATGGGGTCGCCAGCTGGCAACAATAGATGTTCAAGGGTATTCCAAAACTTGCCTTAATTACATATTTCAAAGTTATTAACCATTATGTCAGAGCAGAAGTTAAACGTGGTGTCTTGTTTATGTGACCAAATGCATGTTTCCATCATGCACGTTTCCAAAAGCCACCGGGTGGAactggacccatggtgcttgggctcgtcatcactgcttgcagctatattgtaTCGTTGTCTCAAGCTGGGGTTTAAGATTTACACACTCcagctttaaaaaacaaaatcatactatgtgtgaagttttaaaaaatccTTTATTTTTCCTTCACATTTGATTAAAGTGCTTCTATGTAGCGGAAACTACCGTAGCCGTCAAACATTTGACATCGATTGAGCTGTTTTTATAGAGCGAATGCAAGTACAGCTGTGAAACAGGCCCAAGACAACGGCCCAAATCAAATAAGTGCAAGTTTTTTAAACTTATCATTAAAGCGCGTTTTTAAAAGTAATCATTCAGAAAATGTGGATTGCTTCAAAATGGTTAAAATCCCATTTAAAACATGTTTCTCAGAAAAAGCCACTGTAGAAGTTGAGCATCGTCTCTTCTGTTTGTGCGTCAGTGCAGAATGACGGAGGGTTGAGCTGATCGGGGTCTTCAATCCCTTTTACTGCATTAAAATAGCTGAACACAACAGTTATTAATATTACACATTGCCTTCATATGCACATTGCAGTGATTAATCCATATTATTACTATAGAGACGCCCACCTCGTGACCACCCATCCCATCTGTGTTGTATAGTATATAACTGACACCGGGATGCAGCCAAACTCTGTCACTGTTGCCATGTATTTACCTGTGAATAAATAAAGGGCATTTACTAATATTTAATCGCCTAAAATAACAACTGTACACTCAATACTTAAAAACATGCAAGAAACAATGAGACTGAGGAAACTTTCAATGCAATTACACTAGTTACATGTCTTCAACACCGCATCACTTGATCAACGCTTGTAGTACAAACTTTTAATTTAGTTAATGATTAACATGTATGCATCGTTATTATCATCAACAAACAAACCACAATGACATTCAACAGTCGCATTAATGAGAGAGATGCACTTTAATCAAACATCATGTGACACAACAGCAACGGCGCAAGAAACAAAATATGGCAGAAAGTCTCAATTGTAGtcttcccggtcaaaaatgaccggcccattaaaatgtatataaatctcattatgaatgtatattttttgttaaaCATGATTTCTAGCATCTAGAACAGGTTTTGACCTTATTTTTGGAACTTATTGATTGTAGGCTTTATTGACCTGTCCTTATACaacaatggtgtgtgtgtgtgtgtgtgtgtgtgtgtgtgtgtgtgtgtgttaatgtgaacGTTCCAAAACACGTTGTCATAATATTTTCCCGATGTTCATATGGAGTCAAGAATGGTTCAAAAGTTGCCTGGGATGTCAAAGggggtgtgtttatgtttgaagACATACGTGCTTATGTAATGATTGGACAAGCACTGTCTTTTATGTAGCCCCGCCCATTAATTGCCGAATAATGTGAACACAAgcggtgtaacaaagtgaaataaaaccaatgaaatgtaaagaaaacggtccattttgtgtgtgtgttaccgtACGTGAACcaagtcaaggaattttattccaataaATAGTTTTAACCCAATttacaacaattagaatttttatgtttacatttacataaatctGGCGAGGTTTGTTCTTGCTAGTCTGACAAAACTGGActagtttttgtattatttatattctgcACCCCATATAATACCTGACATACGAATGGAAAGCCGCCATCTTGGTTTTATATAAAATGACAATCACGCACATCTGGGAAAACACTCCATTCCATTCTTTGGTCCGAAATGGAAACCCGTAGACCGGTTTAGTGACCTCAGACAATCTCTCTGCATGTGTTGATGAAGGAAACACCTGATTGTGTATCTACAAAAGGGACGTGACTTCACCTTGAGTCTCAGGTATGACTCCGGTCCAGGTGTTGACCAGCAGACCTTCGCCCGGCCCTGAAGAGCCGCCCAGGACCACCTGTCCCAGCAGTGAGGCATTGCGTGGAATCATTAACGGATGGAAAGCCGTTTGGAGAGGATTCTTCTGGCACGTCTTGTTCCTCATGTTGATGCTGTAAACCACACGCTGATGACAAACGATcattaaatgcattatttatattCACTGAAACATTAGAACATTACTTTCATCACATGTCACAGGGGTTCAGCGGACATGTTGAAATGCCATCTCATGTTTCTCGGGTCCATGTCTGTTTCTGGACAGTTTCTCTTCCTCTCGGGAAGATTTGGGTTTGAACACGAGCTGTGTTTGTGCTCTTAACATGAGGGTTGTGAGTTCCTCAGTGTGGTTtcacatcgtgtgtgtgtgtgtgtgtgtgtactttattTTACCTCCCGAAAGAGGAACAGCATATTCAGATGGAATGATTTGTTGTCATGTTGTCCAAATTCCCTTATATGGATGCGCTGCCCAAAAGCATCATAGCGATATTTAGCAAACGACCAGTCCTGACCATCTCTAGCACTCTGTGAGAAAGAGAAAGTTTAAGTTTCAGATATTGAGTGCAACCGTTACTTTCACAGCCATGTTTGTGCTGCAAGTATTTTGCTAATTCAGTTTCTTCACAGTGAATTGGGAAATCCTTCTTTAAAGACTTGAAAGCCATGAATAAAAGCCAACCAGCTCTGAGGGGAATCACAGCATTACAAAGCATCTGAacaattcctggtgaagaactacactacccataatgctgagggggaaaatccaccaatcagagcacTGCAgcaaacaaagtgcgccaaaagagctccgCAGCGACCATGCACGCTCTCAAACTACTGATTTATTTGGAAATATCTCaatattttgcagtaaaatcGAAATATATTGTTCCTGTACTTAtaaattaacaactttaaatcaatagttttatatttttctatcatttttattcaattatgcgatttgcaatgctttatgggattgtagcTCTTTTGCTCATGACATTAAGCACACAGTCTTGTACGTTTGACTTTTTCCCaggtttaattatttatttctgcgTTAAATAAATGTTGGATTGGTTCATGGTTTACAACTCTTACATGAAGGACTTTTTGAAATCCCAATGGAAGAAATGGGCAAAAAAGTCTAATTTAAGAAACAAGACGGCTAAAAAAGTCTCGTCACTTATtacatgtattaaaaaaaatttgtttattgcaaatagttcatatatatatatatatatatatatatatatatatatatatacacacaaaagtagatgtttacAGTTCGTTTCAGCCTTCATGACTTattaacaaaagaaaacaaaagcaatGCATAAATCTCGTGTTACTCACCACACTCAAACTGCCGGACAGCAGCGGCGGAGAGTCTGTCAATacagttaaatatatttaaatgcacAACATGAAAAACACTTCAGACCATAAACAAATGAACCCGACTCGATCTGGACCCAAGTATTAGTTTCCCTCTGTCTAAATCTACATTTAGTGTTTATTTATATACGCCGTTGACTAACCCGTTGAACTAACATTCGACTAATGTAAAGGCGGGATCAGATCACAAACACGCCTCTTGCTCTCGTGATATCTATGAGCGGGTCGACTCTTCTATGGGGACATTGACGTGACATTTCAGGAAGTGTTTGTTCATTTATATAAGTGCATTTTTTGAGAAGTAACATGCACGCAGCTTTAATGATCTCTTATTCTTTAACATGGAGTATTTGCACattataaatcaatatttcacaccatttaaaattaactagTGAGGCAAAACGTGATTAAAATGGCacttaatgatttatttattattattataagtagcattcaaatgtatttaacgtcctggtcatgtgacctgatgatgtcacaccacctgtaatatattcacaaaatattcccaaacattatttttaaaaaaacaacctgagtatatatatataaatataaccgGCCCTGGTCGTCCCTCACGgaatgggactcgaaccggcgtctctggtgtgggaggcaggtgcgttaacaaggaggctaaaggctacagcccctagcaacagtcgctagtgcacctcttgaggtcacgagagtgaggtttacacactgcacagctaatacactcaccccccctaaacctcactcccatccgggtcacggcaccattgtaaccggacctggtcgccccgctccgaacaggTCTCGACTcggcaggtgcgctaacaaggaggctaaaggctacagcccctagcatcagtcgctagtgcacctctactgcacagctatctaccagctgaccaccattacatatatatataattatattattgttatttttgtttacagGCGGTGTAATATCCTTTATGTCACATATCCAAGAAGTCCTTATAAAATATGGATtttaatggtatatatatataattatacaaagACATATTACCAGATACTAATACATTATTTctaaaattcataaaaatacacaaaatcataTTTCCAAAATCCAAGCCATGTAAGATGTGTGCCAGGTGTGTGTGCTGGCATCACAGGTGGCCTGATATCAGAGGTCACGTGATTAGGACGTTATCTgcatttgaatatttaaataaagttagGATGTATACATCACACATGTCCCATTTAtagctttatttattttaccacatATATCTACTACACGTGTTTGACATGATTAAGCTGCATTATGTTTTATAACTACAGAATAATCGAGTTATACCCTAAAGTTACTGACTCTAACATCAGACTACTAATGTATTATTACACACTCGTGATGCACCTCGTGGAAATAAGATGGgatatgaatatataattcaGTGTTAAAGTCATTTACCTAAGCCCAGATTTATTCTCACAATAAACTGAAACTCACGGCATGGATGTGGTTTCTGTGCCAAACCGCTTTCTGCCAGAAACAGCACCAGACCAAAGAAGACCAGCGACCTCATGATGAGTCCTCACTGAGAACTTCAGTCGCTCGCTGCATTTAAGGGCAGAACTGTTGCACAATCACTTCCTTGTTGACAACCTGGAGTTCCAGATTCCAGTTGTGTTGCCAGAtctcctcaaacacacacatgagcCAATCAGATGACAGGAAACAGACTTTTATTGGTTTGGGTTttgtgagaccaggttgcatgATCTGGCGACACTGATCTCATGACACCGGTCCAGTGACAGATGTCAATCAAACACTCCAACAAAgatttaagcctatttttaatatttacacgTTTCAGATTCATAACAAATTGAACTGCATAAtctttaaagaaatgtaattaaTACCATCATgcaaagcagtgtgtgtgtgtgtgtgtgtgtgtgtgtgtgtgtgtgagcatctatctatgtgtgtttgtgtgtgagagtgtgtgtgtgtgtgtgtgtgtgtgtgtgtgtgtgtgtgagcatctatgtatgtgtgtgtgtgagtgtgtgtgtgagagtgtgtgtatgagtgagtgtgtgtgtgtgtttgtgtgagcatctatgtgtgtgtgtgagcatgtatgtgtgtgtgtttgtgtgtgtgtgtgagcatctatttgtgtgtgagtgtgagcatgtatgtgtttgtgtatgtgtgtttgtgagtgtgtttgtgagcatatatgtgtgtttgtgtgtgtgagtgtgagcatgtgtgtgtttgtgtgtgtgagtgtgagcatgtgtgtgtttgtgtgtgtgagtgtgagcatgtatgtgtgtgtgtttgtttgtgtgagtgtgagcatgtatgtgtgtgtgtgtgtttgtgtgtgagtgtgagcatgtatgtgtttgtgtatgtgtgtttgtgtgtgtgagtgtgagcatgtgtgtgtttgtgtgtgtgtgtgtgagtgtgagcatgtatgtgtgtttgtttgtgtgtgtgtgtgtgagtgtgagcatgtatgtgtgtgtgtttgtttgtgtgtgtgtgtgcgtgtgtgtgtgtgtgtgtgtgtgtgtgtgtttgtgtgagtgtgagcatgtatgtgtgtgtgtttgtgtatgtgtgtttgtgagtgtgtgtgtttgtttgtgtgtgtgtgtgagtgtgagcatgtatgtgtgtttgtttgtgtgtgtgtgtgagtgtgagcatgtatgtgtgtgtgtttgtttgtgtgtgcgtgtgtgtgtgtgtgtgtgtgtgtgtgtgtgtgagcatctatgtgtgtgtgtgtgtgtttgtgtgtgagtgtgagcatgtgtgtgtttttttgtgtgtgtgtgtgagcatctatgtgtgtgtgtgtgtgtgtttgtgtgtgagtgtgagcatgtatgtatgtatgtgtgtgtgtttgtttgtgtgtgtgtgtgtgtgtgtgtgtgagcatctatgtgtgtgtttgtgtgtgagtgtgagcatgtatgtgtgtatgtgtgtgtgtttgtgtatgtgtgtttgtgagtgtgtgtgtttgtttgtgtgtgtgtgagtgtgagcatgtatgtgtgtttgtttgtgtgtgtgtgtgagtgtgagtatgtatgtgtgtgtgtgtgtgtgtgtgtgtgtgtgtgagtgttgtggaGTTGTTCTGGTTTCGGTCATATGATCGTGCAGCCACATCAGTGATGTCACTGTCATATGACCCTGTTAAAAACCTTCATGATTAATtaagaaatgctaaaataatGAGGCTACACTGTGTTTCTGAAGGgagttttataaatatttaactgTACAGTTTCATTCGCTGTCATGTTCTTGAATGTGACCCAGATATATATTGAGTTTAAAGGTTTTTGTGGTCagatttgatgtcacatttacTGACAACAGCAACTTCCTCATTTCTCACATTAGCATTATTATAAAAcctacagtggggttcaaaaggcCGTTGAGAGATCTAGTGAAAACacttctgttttttcttttcaatgaCATTTCACTGCAGATTTTTTAACACAATGTATTTGTTatataaaacacaatattttataatatattaggGATGGGACTAATATTTATCGCACAATTGGCTACTTCCcaaataaataatgtacattaaacattgatttcaatGTAAATGATTTGAGTGTGGAGTGATAcgctgccattgaccaatcacaatcaagtattccagacaAATATTATATTCTGTATTATGGACTACGCTTTTATGGTCAGACCTTTCCTGTATAGTTGTGAAATAGGGACTCTGAGTTCCCAAAGATAAATATAAGGGAATCGCTTATTTTAACACGGCCAAACGAACGAATCACTTAAAtgattttgttttcaaaatgacACTGATTCGCTTCTTCCTAAAAGTTGAACTATtatgcacctattatggtttgtCAAATATGACcgttcatgtagtgtgttatatcgctgtttgtgaatgtaaattaagtctgcaaagtttcaaataTAAAGAgatattgactcccaaaagaaagaactgattctgaacacctgaaacgagtcgttagtaattccagacttacttcctgtactaacctacatcATTTGGTAACACAAAACCCGCCTCTgatcttcattggctgctcgtgatcagctttgacccgccctcatacactacactaagcggtagaccaatcacaacagactggggacatctgaccaatcagagcagagtatgctctctgaaaggagtttagagtgaatgctttagaatggaccaatcagagcagagtaagctctctgaaaggaggagtttagaatgaatgctttataatggaccaatcagagcagagtaggctctctgaaaggaggagtttagaatgaatgctttataatggaccaatcagagcagagtaggctctctgaaaggaggagtttagaatgaacgctttagaacggacgaatcagagcagagtatgctctctgaaaggaggagtttagaatgaatgctttagaacggaccaatcagagcagagtatgctctctgaaaggaggagtttagaatgaatgctttagaacggaccaatcagagcagagtatgctctctgaaaggaggagtttagaatgaatgctttagaacggaccaatcagagcagagtatgctctctgaaaggaggagtttagaatgaacgctttagaacggaccaatcagagcagagtatgctctctgaaaggaggagtttagaatgaacgctttagaacggaccaatcagagcagagtatgctctctgaaaggaggagtttagaatgaacgctttagaacggaccaatcagagcagagtatgctctctgaaaggaggagtttagaatgaacgcttcagaacggaccaatcagagcagagtatgctctctgaaaggaggagtttagaatgaacgctttagaacggaccaatcagagcagagtatgctctctgaaaggaggagtttagaatgaatgctttagaacggatcattgaacgagtcgtttgTGACACAGGGGAAAAAagataatgctgcaatttaaattatgagcaaattaaagtgctTTTTGAGCTTGGATGCATATAAATCTATTTTATGagccctttaaaacaaaattaggaacatttaaaaccataataggtgctctttaacacAGCGTATTACAGTGTATTACAAATGTGGAGTTCATGGCGTAAGACGCTGAAAAAACCCCCCAGTCAGCCAAAAGAGGACAACTGGTGAACCGTtaacagggtcatgggtgcccaaggctcattgatgcacatgaggagcgaaggctagcctgtctggtccgatcccacggaagaactactgtagcacaaattgggGCACCGCagccacagaccagtcagagGGCCCacgctgacccctgtccaccgccgaaagcggcttcaatgggcacgtgagcgtcagaactggaccatggagcaatggaagaaggtggcctggtctgatgaatcacgatttctttagatcatgtggacggcggGTGCATGTGCGTCATTTACCCggggaagagatggcagtagGATGCACCATGGAAAGAGGGCAGGCTGGTGGAGGCAGAAGCATTGCATTGCCACGTTGACCTTTCGGACAGACTGGTCCGACAGTAAACAGTAAGCATCTTGTACTCCAATTTGCTTATGACAATGTCTGCTGTTGTCTTAGTTAGCAAGCCAATCTCAAAGGCCTCCTTAGCTAAGGCGAGGTATGCTTGCTGGTCTTCCATGGGACATTTCTTAGAGAAACTGTAGGACAGTAAACAAGTACCTTGGCCAACCtggaaagtaaaaaaaactgCTACTTTCAGGGAAACTGGCACAAAATAGAAGTTGTGGCCACAATGTCTGTTTTGTATATATTTGATCACTTCCCTTTTAGAACGTACAGTCAAAACGCTCTCAAGCACCTCGTGTTTGCTTGCAATCTGTGGCAGATGCTTAATGTTTCGAAATTAAAGTGTCACAATTCAGGAAGGCCATATTAGTCCGGCATTTCACaataaccagagcaacatttcagataatGTGCAATGGCATTGATGGCTTGTTGAGGCCATGTGAAGCATTTTGGAAAGTTTATTCGCATCGTTTTTACGTGATATCCaaatatttgcatacatttgcatGAACAGAAACCCAGCTAGTGTTAATACCTGCAATAGTCGACCCCTAAACTGAAGCCAGTCACACACCGAATgagaattacatttacatttacatttggcagacacttttatccaaagcaacttacagagcacttattacagggacaatcccccctggagcaacctggagttaagtgtcttactcaaggacacaatggtggtgactgtggggatcaaaccagcaacctcctgagtaccaatgtattatacagagcacttattacagggacaatcccccccggagcaacctggagttaagtatcttactcaagggcccaacagtggcatcttggtggtgctggggcttgaacccccgaccttctggtcagtaacccctgagcctcaaccactgagccaccactgccccagtgaATGAGAAGTGTCACATCCAAGCAGGACAAGGCACAGGTTGAGCCGTTTCAGACAATTCTGGTGCCTTAGGCAAGATCCCTATTGGCGCTCCTGTCGGGGGGTGTTTGGGGTTGCATGGCGGCAGCCTCCTCTTTGGTGCCCCAGCCAGTAGGTGGCACCCTAGGTGACTGAAACGGCCTAGAAACGTCCCTGGGCACAGGTATCGCACACAGGACGCGTTGCTACAATAGCGGTGGCAGTCAAAGTCCTGAATCTAGTCACCATACGTACAAAAGTTCTGAACGTTTTTGTACTTCTCTGAGGATGAACAAAGGGACATTTACGAGTTTGCAGGTTAGAGTATGAAACCGGTGCAAAATGAACTAAAAAAATGGCAATaatctagccatcactggatcaTATACAGAATGGTGTATATGTATTTTCAGTTAAAAGAacgtctttttgtggtttgagagattcctttgataatgatttgggtcgaaatGCTGCAGAGTTGATTTGACCACAATAGGACGGTACTTAAAGCATTCACGTTGCAGTCCTTCTAGCGTTCAAAAATAGACAGAGCACAAAGGAATGAATCAGAATGCAGAGATCTCAAGATACAACAGTGGaactacagtgctgtgaaaaagtatttgaccccttcctgatttcttccatttttgtgtattttcatacTTAACCATTTTAGATCTTCAAATAAGATATAAAGTAAAACAAAGACAATCTGAGTAAACAGGTATACATatgttttattgaagcaaaaagttatccaacacctatttgtgaaaaactaactgcccccttaaacgtaatagctggttgtgccgcCATTAGCAGCAACAGCTGCAAGCAAacgcttctgataactggagatca
It encodes the following:
- the LOC127643403 gene encoding ependymin-like — its product is MRSLVFFGLVLFLAESGLAQKPHPCHSPPLLSGSLSVSARDGQDWSFAKYRYDAFGQRIHIREFGQHDNKSFHLNMLFLFRERVVYSINMRNKTCQKNPLQTAFHPLMIPRNASLLGQVVLGGSSGPGEGLLVNTWTGVIPETQGKYMATVTEFGCIPVSVIYYTTQMGWVVTSYFNAVKGIEDPDQLNPPSFCTDAQTEETMLNFYSGFF